From Solibacillus sp. FSL W7-1464:
ATCGGGAACAGATTCGACTTTTGGAAAACCATCCCGACTCTTGTACGAAGCCTAATAACGTCACTTGATTCATACACATTTTCACCGTCGATGTGAATGTTCCCGATAACCCGTACACCGTCGATCAGATCATTCATACGGTTTAATGTGCGTAAAAATGTTGATTTACCACAGCCTGAAGGACCGATCAATGCCGTTACTTCTTTTTCTTTAATGTCCAGATTAACATTGAACAACGCTTGTTTTTCACCATAATACAGGTTTAAATCATTTACTTTAATTTTTGTTGGTAAAGCGCCCGTAGAAGTCGTCGTTGATTTAAAAATTGATGCTTCAGAAATAGTCATAGTCATATAGGTTTCGCTCCTTTTAATAGTCCGCTTTGTTTAATTTTTTCGAAATATATGTTGCCGTTAAATTCAATACTAAAATTATGACGATTAAAACAATCCCGATTGCCGCTGCAAGTCCGATATCGCCGGCTTCCTGTGTTACTAAATACGAGTGGACCGTCAATGTGCGGGCAGATGAGAAAATACTTGATGGCATTGCCGCCACTGTCCCTGCTGTCAGGAAAATCGCTGCCGATTCACCGACAATACGGCCGATCGATAGGATGATTCCGGATAAAATTCCCGGCATTGCACTTGGCAAAATTACTTTGATCAATGTTTGTAATTTCGTTGTTCCTAATGCCAGCGAGCCTTCACGATATGTTGCCGGCACTGTTTTCAATGCTTCTTCTGTCGTACGGATGATGACCGGCAATACGATAATCGTTAATGTTAATGATGCTGCAATGATCGACATCCCCAGCTTTAATATCGCTACGAAGAATACGGCACCGAATAAACCGTAAATAATCGATGGAATCCCTGTTAAACTTTCTGTCGCATAACGAATGATGCGTACGAGACGTCCCTGCTTTGCATACTCGTGTAAATAAACAGCTGCCAGAATTCCGATTGGTGTTGCGATTAAAAGTGAAATGACAATCGTTAAAATCGTAGTGACGATCATCGGGAATATCCCGCCGCCACCTGTTGGCGAATAATCACCGAATATAAAATCAAAACTGATATATGAAAAACCCTTATAGAAAATATAGCCAACGATTACAACTAATACGGCTACTGATACGAATGCGGAACCCCAAAGCAAGCCGCGAAACATATTATCTTTAAATTGTCGCATGTTACTGAGCTCCCTTCGCTGTAATACGTGCCAGTACAAAGTTTAAAATTAAGATGAATGAGAATAATACAATCCCTGTTGCAAACAGCATTTCCTGATGTGTTCCTGCCGCATAGCCCATTTCAAGTGCAATGTTTGTCGTCAATGGACGCACACTGTCAGTCAGGCTTGTCGGGATGATCAACGAGTTTCCTGCAACTAAAATAACGGCCATCGTTTCACCTAATGCACGGCCTAGTCCAAGAACGATTGCTGCCATAATACCAGATTTCGCAGCCGGTACAACAACTTTAAAGATTGTCCCAATTTGTGAAACACCTAAAGCAAGTGAACCTTCACGATATGTTTTCGGCACTGCACGGATCGCTGTTTCAGCAACTGTTACAATTGTCGGTAACATCATGATCGCCAATACTAAAATGACGGCGATTAAACTTTGTCCGCGTGCTAATCCCAGATTGTCCTGTAAAAACGGTACAATAATCGCTAAACCGAATACCCCGTATAATACGGACGGAATACCAGCCAAAAGCTGAATTGCCGGTGATACGATTTTAGCTACTGATTTCGGCGCAATCTCCGCCAAGAAAATCGCTGTTAACAATCCGATTGGTACCCCGATCACAAGTGCCCCGATCGTTGCGTAAATTGATGCAACAATCATCGGGAAAATACCGAATTTGTCTTCCGATGGTACCCAATCACTGCCAAAAAGGAAGTCGAAGAAGCTATAGCCGCCTGTTACAAATGGGTTTGCACCTTTATAAAATACGAATCCTACGATTAGCAGTAAGCTCACTACCGATAGAAGCGCACATGCTAAAAATATTTTCGATGATAAGCTTTCTAAAAAGTATTTTCGCTTATTGCCTTTGCTTATTTGCTGTTCTACTTCGTTTCTGTTTTGTGTGTTCACAAATTTATCCTCCAGCACTAATTATTTCGTTAATGGAATCGCTCCAGCTTCTTCCACAATCTTTTGCCCGTCAGCAGTTAAAATGTAATCCATAAACTTTGTTGCTGCTTCCGGTACGCTCTCTTTATAAACGAATAGGAATGGACGAGATAATTTATAATCGC
This genomic window contains:
- the pstA gene encoding phosphate ABC transporter permease PstA, with product MRQFKDNMFRGLLWGSAFVSVAVLVVIVGYIFYKGFSYISFDFIFGDYSPTGGGGIFPMIVTTILTIVISLLIATPIGILAAVYLHEYAKQGRLVRIIRYATESLTGIPSIIYGLFGAVFFVAILKLGMSIIAASLTLTIIVLPVIIRTTEEALKTVPATYREGSLALGTTKLQTLIKVILPSAMPGILSGIILSIGRIVGESAAIFLTAGTVAAMPSSIFSSARTLTVHSYLVTQEAGDIGLAAAIGIVLIVIILVLNLTATYISKKLNKADY
- the pstC gene encoding phosphate ABC transporter permease subunit PstC — protein: MNTQNRNEVEQQISKGNKRKYFLESLSSKIFLACALLSVVSLLLIVGFVFYKGANPFVTGGYSFFDFLFGSDWVPSEDKFGIFPMIVASIYATIGALVIGVPIGLLTAIFLAEIAPKSVAKIVSPAIQLLAGIPSVLYGVFGLAIIVPFLQDNLGLARGQSLIAVILVLAIMMLPTIVTVAETAIRAVPKTYREGSLALGVSQIGTIFKVVVPAAKSGIMAAIVLGLGRALGETMAVILVAGNSLIIPTSLTDSVRPLTTNIALEMGYAAGTHQEMLFATGIVLFSFILILNFVLARITAKGAQ